The following proteins come from a genomic window of Polyangiaceae bacterium:
- a CDS encoding NYN domain-containing protein: MTDEGRDAAEPVLAVVHRTGALFIDFENVFFALLNGDYQLKREAALSASMDGVAELRKRLRDQGIGLVVERSYADWEQLPTTAQRQLQIAGVLPRFTDSRRDKSTADIELSLDILQVVLTRPELEHVTLVGGDRDYLPILRRLKESDRRITVCSLRPCLSGDVREFVSNSPKASIIELDDVLDLKGRAAPPNLELSKSESPSQPRHRIPSPARQIEPNEWHERYVASMLRFMHERKFREVHLGPFIRWLQAEKVFELVSGNELRKIFDELQAMGAVHVEERDTGQGYAFSVASVNWNDLLVQRMNEAD; encoded by the coding sequence ATGACCGATGAAGGACGAGATGCAGCGGAGCCGGTGCTGGCGGTCGTGCATCGCACCGGCGCGCTTTTCATCGACTTCGAAAACGTATTTTTCGCGCTGCTGAACGGTGACTACCAGCTCAAGCGTGAGGCGGCCCTCTCTGCCTCGATGGACGGTGTCGCGGAGCTCCGCAAGCGGCTCCGCGACCAGGGAATCGGGCTCGTCGTCGAGCGCAGCTACGCCGACTGGGAGCAGCTCCCGACAACGGCGCAGCGGCAGCTCCAGATCGCTGGTGTTCTGCCCAGATTCACGGACTCGCGGCGAGACAAGAGCACCGCCGACATCGAGCTCTCGCTCGACATTCTCCAGGTGGTCCTCACTCGACCCGAGCTCGAACATGTCACGCTCGTCGGCGGCGATCGCGACTACTTGCCAATCCTGCGCAGACTGAAGGAGTCCGACCGCCGCATCACGGTCTGTTCGCTACGTCCTTGCCTTTCGGGAGACGTGCGCGAGTTCGTGAGCAATTCGCCCAAGGCGAGCATCATCGAGCTCGATGATGTCCTCGACCTGAAGGGGCGCGCAGCTCCGCCAAACCTGGAACTGTCGAAGTCTGAGTCTCCGTCACAACCTCGGCATCGGATCCCGTCGCCTGCCCGGCAGATCGAACCGAACGAGTGGCACGAACGCTACGTCGCTTCGATGCTGCGCTTCATGCACGAACGGAAGTTTCGCGAGGTCCACCTCGGTCCGTTCATCCGCTGGCTACAAGCCGAGAAGGTCTTCGAACTCGTGTCGGGGAACGAGCTTCGCAAAATATTCGACGAGCTTCAAGCCATGGGCGCGGTTCACGTCGAGGAGCGCGACACGGGGCAGGGCTACGCGTTCAGCGTCGCGAGTGTGAACTGGAACGATCTGCTGGTGCAGAGGATGAATGAAGCCGACTGA